The DNA segment TCAAAGCTAATGAGGCTTATAGATTTTTAAGGTCATcttacataaattttaaaatattttatattttgagaaatttttaaCTGTtatttacaaatacatcatttaaaacaaaatgttaattatgaaaataaataataattttgacaaatctatctaaaatataaaatatatattcaaaattttatagtttaatgtTTAGTACAACATGTTTAGTTTTTCATAACTTTGGGTATAATTTTTCTTGTTATTCTGTAAACCATAACTGGTGAAAGTTTAATCCAAAATGTACGAAGAGACTATGAATATCCGCATAAGTTTAATCTATCATTTTTGCATGTTGAATGTTGAATGTTGAATGTGAAGCACTGATTTGGGCGATTGAGTGCATGAAAGTCTTTCAGAATTCAGAAGTAGTGTTTGCAACAAAGTGTTGTTAACTAGTGAAAATGGTGTCTACACCAACAGAATGACCGGCGTTCACTACACATATAGAAGAGTTTCTACGATGTAAGCGCTTCTTCTCCAACTTTGTCATCCGACATATCCCAAGAACACAAAATACAAAGACTGACAAGTTAACACGTGATGCTAGAAATCTACATTCAGATATGGTTTATGCCGACTCAGTTCCACCGTCTTGGCTAGCGGGCCTGGATTCTTCTTAGTCTAGTATAGCtttgtgttgaaaaaaaaaagagactatGGACGGATGGtctaaagtttaaattttaagagTACATGGAAAatacagtaaaaactctataaataatatttgatagattaataaatataagaaattaataattttttgagTTCTGAACTGGACCAATGCAAAATATGATACAATCCACTAGtataataaataacaaattttaaaaaaaattatgcaaataAATGGTCCcaaaataaatgtaaattaatatttaatgtatataaagtttataaatatgaaaacaaatattgtactgtttatttttattcacaATGAAGttcatcttaatttttttaatacattttaaaatatttggatgttattttttatgttattcctaaagttgatatatatttaatgtacatatttatataaaccaaataacCGAATAAAACCAACCAAAATTTTAGTAAacttaatcaatatatatatactttaaattaatcaattcttcttcttaatttttattaaaatatacttcaaatatataatctttaaaatttctcaaaattaataactttataaataaataaaatatcatagttgcaacattattaatttataatttttttattgtagtcCTCAAAGGAGTCTTTATATAGGGATAATCTATTTGGGTATTGTGTACTTGTCACAAGAAAAGATGAAGAGATTCAACAATGGCGTTTTCCACTTCGTGGTTTTTATCTCTATTCTTCTTTTTCTGGGTCCAGGGCTCTCCATGCATCCTTTCTCCTACGATCATTCTCTAAAATCAGAGGTACATAACTAAAACtctataaaactatatattttcaagaaaatacaATGTTTTAATCTCTGTAAAATCATGAGAAGTGCCTCATGGAGCTTCCACAAACTATAAACACTGGAGAAGGATTCCAAGAATTGAAGATCAAAGAAAATGGAGAAAACGGAAAAGTAGTAGAGAGAGTTAATCTTCAGAAAGGGGGCATATACAGCATatctggtaaaaaaaaaattttggtttgtTTCGTGTGCAGTAAGTTATCATTTGATATTCTTGAATTGATGTGATCCAGCTTGGGTAAAGTTGAGGAATGAGAAGGAGAGAGCAGTGAGAATAACTTTGAGGGGAAAAAATGTCAGATACGTTGATGGAGGTCAAGTTATAGCGAAGAAAGGATGCTGGTCTTTGCTTAAAGGCGGTTTTATCGTCAATGTCTCGGCCCCTGTCGACATTCTCTTCAAGGTAAAATTGTATATAATTGTGTCATTATTTGTAGAATCTCATGACTAAAGCAGGGGTTTACTACACAAACCAGAGTGATGGCTCAGCGGCCGCAGAGATAAATGTACAAAACGTGAGGTTGCAACGGTTCAACAAAACACACTGGAGACTCCAACAAGACCAAGTCATTGAAAaggtaataaaataaaatgaaaacacaaacacaaaaactagattttaaaatggatattttatatttaccactttcatagtaccacttttcatctttaccactactaaagagacattttcaaaaatacatttttcattaagtggtaaaaaaattgttatatccttgttatctatatatataataaattattagttaaataaataaacaataaaaaaaattatgtttttgaattatacttttttttaaatttgaacttttttataaattttttttttgaatttctttttttcgaatttttttttttattttttaaaaaaaaattctttgaaaatccaaaatagtgtttgaaactatttaaaaaaaaattatatatatatttttaagtgtttattaatatatttattaaaatcctaaatttcacatttcaaaaactATATCCCACCATCctcaactctaaatcttaagtcTAGATTATATAAGTGTTTTTTACCCTTTATTAAAAGTGAAGATAAAAGTGATtagtatttttgaaataaacctGAGTTTTTGACTATTTTTGTGGAACGCAGATTCGAAAGAGCAAAGTGAGATTTCAAGTGAGTTTTCAGAACAAAAGTACAGTAGAAGGATCATTGATTTCCATAAAACAGATCAGACCATCGTTCCTCCTTGGCTGTGCTATGAACTACCGAATCTTGGAAAGTGATAGCTATAGAGAATGGTTTGTGTCACGGTTTAGATTAACTTCCTTCacaaatgaaatgaaatggtATACAACTGAGGAAGTGAGAGGACAAGAGAACTACACATTGGCTGATGCAATGATGCAGCTTGCGGAGGAAAACAAGGTTCTTGTCAAGGGACATACGGTTTTGTGGGACGACAAGAAATGGCAGCCAATTTGGGTTAAGTCGATAACTGATCCTGACGATCTTAAAAATGTGACTCTCAACAGAATGAACTCAGTTATGAAGAGATATAAAGGGAGGTTAATTGGATGGGATGTGATTAATGAGAATTTGCATTACAGCTATTACGaggacatttttttttttttttttttggtaaaaatgttaaaacgcTTCAGCTATGATCTACTCTTTGGCCTCTAAGATTGATCCTGATATACCATTGTTCATAAACGAGTACAACACCGTAGAGTATGCAAAAGAAGGAGTTGGGAGCCCGATCAACGTGAAGAATAAGATGGAAGAGATTGTTTCGTACCCAGGAAACATGAATATCAAAGGAGGGATTGGAGCACAAGCTCACTTTGTTCCAGCACAGCCTAACTTGCCTTACATGAGATCTGCTTTAGATACGTTAGGCTCACTGGGTTTTCCAGTTTGGCTTACGGAGGTTGATATGCCCAAGTGCCCGGATCAGGTAATACATGCGATTCACACTTGGGCTAGTTTGGCTTTTGAGCTTAACTTACATAACATAACATGCAAGCCATGGTCCTGTTTTTGTGATAGGTTAAATACATGGAGGAGGTTCTGAGAGAAGCTTACTCGCATCCTGCAGTCCAAGGCATAATCTTATATGCGGGGCCTGAGATGTCAGGTTTCAACAAGTTAACTCTTGCGGACAATGATTTCAACAACACAGAAGCAGGAGATCTCATTGACAAGCTGCTCCAAGAGTGGCAACAGGAACCTGCAGAGATTCCTGTTGAATACCACGAACATAATGATGAAGAACAAAGTCGAATTATTGGCTTTTCTCCAGAGGTTTCCTTGCTGCATGGACATTACACAGTTACTGTAACTAATCCATCGATGAAGAACTTCTCCACTACCTTCAGCTTGGAGGTAACTACGGAGACGGGTCAACTCCAAGTGGTTCAACTTGAACTTGATGTTTGAATACCGAACCATATCACTGCGGATCATCCCATCAAAGGGACTATACAATGTATTatttctcttcttattagaATGCTGAAAAACAACAACCCAATCAAAATTATATTCTCATGGAATACACAGTATTAAACCAACCTGACGACTAATAAAGATTCGAAATTTATGATAAGTTTCTCCATAAATCATATGCACGTATCCAACTCACAATGCCTGTATGGAAACTAAAGAATGAGTCTCAGTTGTGTTGTTCTTTCAGTATCTCGGCTGCTAGAATAACAAGCTCCACCATCTCAAACCCTGCAGCAGAAACAGAATCCGTCTTATCACAGCTTGATTCACCATCAGCAACTGATTCCATGTCTGATTCAGCCGACCAGCTAATGGGTATGGAGATGCCAAGGGCAGTCTTTAAATGGGTTGCCTCCACAAGGATGTTGGAAATCGCTACTTCGCAAGTTCTCGCAGCTGTTTCAGTATCATTCGTCTCCTTTACCTATACAATAGGAACAACTATAAATTTGACACAACAAGAAGGAACCGAAAACTCGGTGCTGAAATTACCTTCAAGAGCGCTAGACGAAGCCTGCGGATTGAAGTAGTCAAGTGCCCCATGCTTTCGAGGCTCTCTTTTACAGCTGCGTATTCTACTTTCATTCTGCCAAAACAATAGCGTTTTTGATCACAGATTCTTCACAGTATGATCAGACAAAAGACTCCACATTGCCAATGTAAAGTAGGATGACAAACCTAGCATAATCAATGTTACCAGCATTATCTGCTTCAGTGTTCGAGTGACTTCCGCCTTCTCTTGAACTTGGGTCAATCCAACGATTTATGTAAGACTTCTTCCACATATTCTTTAGTCTTCCCTCTTTCTCATTGCTCATAACCATACCGCCACTTTTCTCCGTTGCTTCTCCATCTCTTGTACCACTCATTTTGCTGAAAAGGATATGGGTTTTTAGAGGGACGTTTCATTTATACtctatataaagtatttatatatacaacacaAATAACTTTTCTGGCTCTATTATCATCACCGAGAATTGTCACTACTATGGGAGGTACGAGTAAACAGCATTACAATAGCAAATCACTGACTTTGAAACAGAAGATAGAGGCAAACTAATTTCGAAAGTCTGCCTAGAGCATTTGCAGAACGTGCAATTCCCTAACCTTCTGGTCGTCTACATTATTGGCACACACTACTATATAATTCAAGTAGCCGAAACAGTCAATGATAAAGATAGTTGTCTAAGACGAACATGTAATCACCAGCAAAAGAAAACTAGGACAACTCTGATAGATTAAAAAATGATAAGTATAAGATGGTATCGTACTCTTTTAGCGACTGATATTCCTGTCGTAGTCGTGCTAACTCCATAAGGGTTCTCACCTTTTCGTTTGTAACCTACAATAATATTCAACATGTTTCAGAACTGAGTCAAACacgccaatttttttttcatttcaacaCCTTGAAACTACTTAAATGAAGGAAGAAGAGACCTGCAAGACATTCCTTTGAAGCTCATCTACTTTCCGTTGGAGAGCTGCATTGATATTTTCTTCATGTAAATATCTTTCTTCCTGCTGTGATAAAAGTAAAAGAGCTCCAACCTAACAATATCCGAAAAGATGATAAAAACACACAGTATGACAGCATAAAGGAACAAAAGAGACCAAATGATTGTTTCTTCCATTATGCATTGAATACTAATCAACATTCATCATGAGATACAATGTCGTTATGAATCTTCTCACAAGTGTATCATGGAaagtaattatttattttataatgagAATAACCTTCTCTTGTAGTGCTTGTGCAAAGGCTTCAGATGCATCAGCTCTACTTTCAGCGGCGATTTTGGTGAAAATAGGTTCCTGAAGCTGCATTCAGAAGAGAAACGCCATtacaacaaaaatcatgataatTGAAAGAGAATAATCATCAAGTCTCAAATACAGCTCGAACCACTTTACGTTATATAAGATAAAGCATGCTATTGGATGCTGATTGTCAGCAAAAAAAGGGCCGATGGAAATCACTGTAGACTAATACATCATGGGTCGATAGTAAAATAGTATATTGCTTTTATCACTAAGAAATGAATATAACCTTCTCTTGTAATGCTTGTGCAAGGGCTTCAGATGCATCAGCTCTACTTTCAGCGGTGATTTTACCAAAACTAGGTTCCTCATGCTGCATTAGGAAGAGAAACGCTATTACAACAAAAATCTTGACGATTCATAAGCTGATGTAAATATCTTCCGGCAATTAGACCTTAATTACTTGGCAAGAATCAACAGCTGTGGTTATATGCACATCCCGgcattcagattcatctggctTCAAATCATGTTGCAGTGGCACTACATTCTGTATTTCCGATGAACGAAGTTTAAGTTTTTCCTCTAGATCTTCGAAAATCGATTTAATGTATAGTCCTTCCTCATTAAGTAAATTAATGATGTAGTCCCTCAATTGAGAATGATGATGGCGCACATCTGCAATTCCATCGACAATCAGCCCATCTGCAACAATCTGTAAGGAAGTTAATACTGACTGACACCGCAAATAATTTTACGCAATAATTATAATGCATTAAGTACCCACATTCTTCTTTTCCAAGGCATGAACCCTCTTCTTCAAATGATTCTCAATTTCTAAGCCCTGGTGGTGTAACAAATGTCACACGTTAGTGAATGCTGTATCTAGTTTCATAGTTATTGAAGAAGAACAGATGAGGAACGAAAGGGTACATACAACTCGTAGTTTACTTTTAAGATTATCCACAGTCTTCTTAACATTCCCCAACTCTCCTTCAAGCGCAGCCTGTCTGATTAGAGTTGTTCAAATAGCAGAGAGAAACAACAAACAACCGCAGTAATCTAACAAATAATGCTTTGTGACATAACTATGCTATAACTAAGCACACACATATTTCTTGTAACACTTCCCATCTTTTTTTATTTGCCGAAGTGTACACTTACATTTCCTTTGAATGATCTACTTATCCTAGATTCAGAATAAGTACAGTAGAATCTATTATAAAGATTGCCTTTGCATTCAAATACATTATCAAGGTTCTCAGTAATCCAAAAACAAAAGTCACTCCTGAATCCTGATTTAAAGTCACTCCTGATTTACAAAGTCACAAGAACTGATATTGGAAAATTTATTTAGATGTTTGGTTAAAACACTAACTTTATTCTCAAACCATACAAACCAGGCTCCTACAACTTTGGTAAACACTAATTTTTGACGTTTATTATCTGTACTTTTTGGAGATCATACAAATATAACAACCTTATCCGATCTTTTTCCATAAAACTCATTTTACTGATATCCAGAGGTactaattaagaaaaactatggGAGCCAACTTTAGCAGCCAATGGTAGAATGCCAACACTCAAATGGCGAAATAAGTAGCTTAGCTTAGAGATAGTATGCAGAAAAGGGTAAGAGATGTTTTCAGAAACTTACTACATATTCTGATGTTGAGGGATCATTAAAAGTCCATGATTCTTTAGGATCATCCAATAAACTTGCACACTTGTCATGCAAATTCACTTCAAGGGACTCACAGAGCGAAGCTTTACGAATATCATAGAACTTCTCAATCACCTGAAcagtgagagagagaaagaccAGGATCATAAAGTTAAAAAACGTGATAGATTAATAGGGAGGTAAACTATaaagattggaagctgtggactCTAAGAAGAAAACGTTAAAGACTGTTGGGCATAAATTATAGTATTTATACAAGAACGGGGGTAATTACCTCTGCATAGACTTTAGTCTGTTCTTCAAGTTTTGCCACGTCAGCTTGCAAAGTGTCATTTAGTCTCTTCTGTACGAGACAATCGGAGCTGAGTTCTTCTAACCTGTCTTACGATTACCATGGACCAAACAAGGGCGAGATATATAAGTAAGACAAGGCTAGGGGAAAGCATAATGTAATTTGTATGTCTGTTCACATTCAGACGCACCGCTTAGAACAAGGCTTTTAAAGAGATTCAGAACAACACTTCTTTAAAGGATAAGATAACCCTCTTTTCAATGGAAAGGGAAAGGGAACAGGATCACAATTACCGCATTTCAATTTCACTAAGTTTCTCTGACATCCTTTCAGCTTTCTCTTTAGCTTTCTCAGCCTAGTTAAATTCAGGGCAACATCAAAAAGTAGactaaaaggagaaaaaaaaattgaaataaaatttgCCTTTTCCCATTAGACAGAGATGGAATTCTCTCATACCTCCATAACTGATTGATCCCTTTCAGAAAAAGCAGCTGCCACCGAGCCCTGGAAAAACCTAACCTGCTTCTCTGCTTCCATATTCTGAAAGAGAGAGAATATTTAGATGTAAGGAGGATGTGTTTCTACCAAATAAAgctgatttaaaatttttttaaaaaaaaacctttgcTACTTCTCCAGCATGTAAATCTGCTAACTGAGCCTGAAGAGACAGTTTGTGAGGAACATTCTGAAAATCCAAAACAATTTAATTAAGAAACTTAAAAGAATACGCACTTTGACCCGGTAAGCTTCTGTAAGTTCCTCTTGAAGATTGTGTTTCTCCCTTGAGCAATTAGCCAACTTCATTTTTAAGGCCTCTATCTCCTGCTCCAAGCTAGCTGTCCTAATAGAGTATAATCCAAAAAAAGGTATCTTTCAATGAGCTGACTAACAAACTTAGAAATCAAAGTAGAACCAGAGATACACCTCTGGAAATGCATCCGAGTAGCCACACCAAGAATGCTAGGTCCAGCTTGTTGCATGCACAACTGTTCAATATCTTTCTGTAGTTCATTACGCTCTGGTAATAAAACAATTAGTGTTAAACAGTTGTTATAAGCCTCGAAGAGCAaacaagagatttagagaagaatTTGAGGAAACGTACCATGCTCGAGTTGTATAACCCGAGCCCTTAGGCTCTCGTTCTCATCTAGATTATGATCCATGTTTGAAACGCAGCAGATTTCGACAGAAATCAAAGTCAAATCGGAATCCGGAACCCTACTGATATTCGAAGCCAAGGAAGAACATTCGGGGAATCTTGAACAGTAACTAATAACAAACGGATTTAAGAAGATGAGATTCAGAAAATTAAGAATTGAATCGAGAGAAGAAACGAGGATCTGAGCGTGAAATGGATTGTACATATACCTTCTTCTTCGAATTGACCAGAAAATGTCTTCGTCAGATTATGTTCTCTGGGGATATTCTGTAATTTATCTCTCTTTGCCTACTTTTTGGTTTGGAGAGCTGTAAACGAGGAACATAATTGAACCGAatgtctatttatttttttttggtttggagAGTTGTAAACGATGAAAGATAATTGAACCGAATGtcaatttattttgaaatttttaactCGGTTAGCCATTTTCTCatttctaatctattaaaataagagtacaaaattgaattaatcctgactttttctaaataattacaATTTAATTAGATGATTTGTCCGCACATATGGGCATTATCTTCTTACGAATAATTTTTGGTTTATGtcttattaattcaaaaaacaaatataataaataattattaatgatttaacaaaaagtttaaatcaaacatcaaatatatataaatatatatatgataaatatttccatcaaaatatatatgtttattattgtgataatttattttcaagCACTTATATATtagcaatattttttatatattaatatttaattataaatggtTCTATATCttaatgttttataataaaaatatttccagataacaacaatatatatgtatataagaattatcttatttatttttaaaaatatgtgtttttattttgatatttttttcatattggtTTATAATCAATTAGCTAATATAACTTATAATCTATTGTTATTAATATAcaattcttttaaattatatattaagaaaaaatatctaaaatcatggagaatacGACACACAAACAAAATCAGCTCCTCGAGTGTTCACGTAAGCACAAAAATCATCTAATCAGATAATCAGAGAGTCTGAAGTTGtcatgtcatctcatttattttttcgtaaaaaaataaaaaaacaatacaaacgAAATGATCAAACCCGGATtaatatgacataaatatagaaCATATACCaataagccattgaaactttcttagACACATATACAATaatcactaaatatgtaatcacaaactcttatgtacatttacaataatatgtattaaactttcaagactccgatactttgttttgtaagaaaagaaaataagtgactaaacaagataaaaaacaattagatttatttaattaccattttattcaattttaattaatttcaaattgtaataatgtatctttttgtttgaagttacaaaaaattaaTGTTCTTTCTTAATTACACTaccattatatatagattccatatacacaaataaatataatataacaacataagcttgctttccccgattcatatgaaaactttttaagttatccaccaaagcaaattaattaaataaatcaaattgttagaatacaacaaattaatatataattttattttaaattaaattatttaaaaagtgtattttcattaaaaataaaataataaataagtaaaactgatatGATGGTAATTTATatgacattatatatatatatatatatattatgtgaaagaaatataagcttaaatggaaaaaaatcttaaatacaaaaaactctaaaattaacaaaaaaaaaactaataaaaattaaactatgatatcaattgaaagcttcttagacaatattaataaaatatttaagcgataattagtcaaatttgattttttttgccagccaaaagtttattattaattagcatcagttatttcaagatgtttaagaaatgatggacttaaatgatatatgaactatgaatagtagtattttgtaaagctgacttagataacacatctgcacatccTTTCCAGTACTTTtttatgcctaaattcaatttcttcaaagCAATTATTctacaaagagatcgtatgagatattggtttgatattcagatttgtttcttgactgttaagaagattgataactgtaaaaatgtctccttcgaatattatatgtctataaccgaatccccaacatgagacaactttgtttaaaagtaaataatttcatttttcttatattatataataaatatacattacttactgataataaaaatatagttattcatctatcacaaatatatatgcaaatatgtgaatcaagtacaacaatcaaacaacactATCAAACAATATGTGAAGCGACAGGGATGGCGATTTCCAGATCTGATTGATCTCGCCGGCGCTCCAGTTTCAACACGTTCCCGACAGCTTCTTCTCCGGCACAAGGGAGACTATCCACACTCCTTGTGGCCTCTTTGGATTCGCAGCAACGGAAGAGGAAGGTTACTGACGTATCCCCCACGAAACACACTATCATCTCTGATCGTATACGTCAACATACTCTTTGGTGTGTTTGACTGATCTACCATACGATCAAATTCTTTCGGTGGTGTTTCTGATAAATCTTAGCCTTTGCTGAGATCTCAAGTGGTCATAATTCAACACTCAGTCCTTGCTGAGCCTCCGACCAAGCTGTAGAGACGGTAACATGGGATCATCGTTTCGTATGAAGTCGTCGCATCATGCGGATATCAAAGGCAAGGGGATCCtgtatgaagatgatgatgcgCCAATAAAGTTGGTGGATCGAGATGATTCTTTTGTCATCAAGGAGCTTGGCTTGACCTTGATCGGGAAGGTTCTAAACCCGAAGAAGCAGAACGTCGAGAAGCTACTTCAGACGATGCCTGCACAATGGGGCCTCGCAGAGAGAATCACGTCTAGTGACCTAGGGAACGGgaagtttttgtttaatttttcgaACGTGGAGGATCTTAACTACGTCATGGCGAAGGGGCCTTTCCATTATAACTTTTGTATGTTTGTGCTGGTTCGTTGGGAGCCAATCGTCCATGACGACTACCCGTGGATCATCCCTTTTTGGGTTCAGTTGATCGTGTTCCCTCTCCATCTGTGGACAGACACGAACCTCAAGAACATAGGTCGTCGAATTGGTCATGTTGATACTATTGAGCTTACGGAAGGACGTATGCTCATTGATGTTGACACACGACGGCCTTTGAAGTTTTCCCGAAAGGTTGAATATGAAGGAGATGAGGTCACGATAGAGATTAAGTATGATAAGCTCTtcaagcattgcaacatttgTGGTCTGCTCTCACATGAGAAAGGATATTGTCCCTCCATCGAGGTCACACAACCCTCACTGGAGCGATCAGATGTTTTCAATCGCGTGCAGTTACCTGTTCGACAAAGTGCTCGTGATACTCACGGTAATGACCGTAACTATCATCAGTCTTCGCTGATGAAAAGGGAGATGTATACTCGCAATTCGCAAGAGTATGAGGCCAGACCGGATCTGCGTAATAGGCTAGGCGAGAGTAACAACAACTACTCCCGTTCTTGGGGGAAGGATCGAAGTGAAAGAGGTCACGCGGGTAGGATCATCAGGCGCAAAGATGAGTTCAAGAGGAGCGACAGGTATGGTGGTGGACGTGCTCGTACGGGGCCGTATGATCGCAATGACGGACGGTCGTGGCGAGTTAAACCAAAACTTAATAATGCAACAGATTCTGATCAGAATGGTAATGGAGTGGCTAACAAGAGGAATGAGATTGTTCCATATGAACATTTCTTAGGCGCGGGATCTCATGATCCTTTGAACTCTGGTGGTGATCTCTCGAGTCGGGAGGGAAATAAAGAGGACACATCTGGTACTAGGAAGCTGGCCAGTGCAATTGTCACTCCGTCGCGTGTTAGATCTTCAGAAAATGTGACAGTTCGGGGCAGGGTTGACGAAGTAGCAGATGCAAGGCTTCTCACGTTTTCTCCACAAGCAAAAGGCACCGAGGATGATCAGATTATCGGAGCCTTAAGTGACATGGACCTTGTCGATCAACAGGATAGCGGCTTAATGGATACGAATGCTAATGAGGATGATCTATTGGGCGATGAGCTCATGGAGATGGAAGGGGACGCGCTATTGAACGCTGAGCGTGCTAATGCTGATGAAAAAAAGAAGGCGAAGCACAAGAGACTCGGCATCAGGAGAAGTGCCCCGTTGGGTAGTTCAAGTCGTAAGTTTGAGATCCTCTGTCGGGGCTCTCCAAGTAAAAGAACGGCTCGGACTGGTTCACTAGCATCAGAGAGAGTTGACAAGTCGGGCCGATACCGTTCAGGCACAAAAAAAAGAGTCACACGGGTCC comes from the Brassica napus cultivar Da-Ae chromosome A7, Da-Ae, whole genome shotgun sequence genome and includes:
- the LOC106371588 gene encoding myosin heavy chain, clone 203 isoform X3, giving the protein MDHNLDENESLRARVIQLEHERNELQKDIEQLCMQQAGPSILGVATRMHFQRTASLEQEIEALKMKLANCSREKHNLQEELTEAYRVKAQLADLHAGEVAKNMEAEKQVRFFQGSVAAAFSERDQSVMEAEKAKEKAERMSEKLSEIEMRLEELSSDCLVQKRLNDTLQADVAKLEEQTKVYAEVIEKFYDIRKASLCESLEVNLHDKCASLLDDPKESWTFNDPSTSEYVAALEGELGNVKKTVDNLKSKLRVGLEIENHLKKRVHALEKKNIVADGLIVDGIADVRHHHSQLRDYIINLLNEEGLYIKSIFEDLEEKLKLRSSEIQNVVPLQHDLKPDESECRDVHITTAVDSCQHEEPSFGKITAESRADASEALAQALQEKLQEPIFTKIAAESRADASEAFAQALQEKVGALLLLSQQEERYLHEENINAALQRKVDELQRNVLQVTNEKVRTLMELARLRQEYQSLKDKMSGTRDGEATEKSGGMVMSNEKEGRLKNMWKKSYINRWIDPSSREGGSHSNTEADNAGNIDYARMKVEYAAVKESLESMGHLTTSIRRLRLALLKVKETNDTETAARTCEVAISNILVEATHLKTALGISIPISWSAESDMESVADGESSCDKTDSVSAAGFEMVELVILAAEILKEQHN
- the LOC106371588 gene encoding myosin heavy chain, clone 203 isoform X2; translated protein: MDHNLDENESLRARVIQLEHERNELQKDIEQLCMQQAGPSILGVATRMHFQRTASLEQEIEALKMKLANCSREKHNLQEELTEAYRVKAQLADLHAGEVAKNMEAEKQVRFFQGSVAAAFSERDQSVMEAEKAKEKAERMSEKLSEIEMRLEELSSDCLVQKRLNDTLQADVAKLEEQTKVYAEVIEKFYDIRKASLCESLEVNLHDKCASLLDDPKESWTFNDPSTSEYVAALEGELGNVKKTVDNLKSKLRVGLEIENHLKKRVHALEKKNIVADGLIVDGIADVRHHHSQLRDYIINLLNEEGLYIKSIFEDLEEKLKLRSSEIQNVVPLQHDLKPDESECRDVHITTAVDSCQVIKHEEPSFGKITAESRADASEALAQALQEKLQEPIFTKIAAESRADASEAFAQALQEKVGALLLLSQQEERYLHEENINAALQRKVDELQRNVLQVTNEKVRTLMELARLRQEYQSLKDKMSGTRDGEATEKSGGMVMSNEKEGRLKNMWKKSYINRWIDPSSREGGSHSNTEADNAGNIDYARMKVEYAAVKESLESMGHLTTSIRRLRLALLKETNDTETAARTCEVAISNILVEATHLKTALGISIPISWSAESDMESVADGESSCDKTDSVSAAGFEMVELVILAAEILKEQHN
- the LOC106371588 gene encoding myosin heavy chain, clone 203 isoform X1, which encodes MDHNLDENESLRARVIQLEHERNELQKDIEQLCMQQAGPSILGVATRMHFQRTASLEQEIEALKMKLANCSREKHNLQEELTEAYRVKAQLADLHAGEVAKNMEAEKQVRFFQGSVAAAFSERDQSVMEAEKAKEKAERMSEKLSEIEMRLEELSSDCLVQKRLNDTLQADVAKLEEQTKVYAEVIEKFYDIRKASLCESLEVNLHDKCASLLDDPKESWTFNDPSTSEYVAALEGELGNVKKTVDNLKSKLRVGLEIENHLKKRVHALEKKNIVADGLIVDGIADVRHHHSQLRDYIINLLNEEGLYIKSIFEDLEEKLKLRSSEIQNVVPLQHDLKPDESECRDVHITTAVDSCQVIKHEEPSFGKITAESRADASEALAQALQEKLQEPIFTKIAAESRADASEAFAQALQEKVGALLLLSQQEERYLHEENINAALQRKVDELQRNVLQVTNEKVRTLMELARLRQEYQSLKDKMSGTRDGEATEKSGGMVMSNEKEGRLKNMWKKSYINRWIDPSSREGGSHSNTEADNAGNIDYARMKVEYAAVKESLESMGHLTTSIRRLRLALLKVKETNDTETAARTCEVAISNILVEATHLKTALGISIPISWSAESDMESVADGESSCDKTDSVSAAGFEMVELVILAAEILKEQHN